The following are encoded together in the Peromyscus leucopus breed LL Stock chromosome 1, UCI_PerLeu_2.1, whole genome shotgun sequence genome:
- the Cabp2 gene encoding calcium-binding protein 2 isoform X1 produces MSMALPEGPADGSLPEGDSSPSTDTPGPSQDLASPTARRRALLRELEAQVQAAYGQDRELRPEEIEELQVAFQEFDRDQDGYIGYRELGACMRTLGYMPTEMELIEISQQISGGKVDFEDFVELMGPKLLAETADMIGVRELRDAFREFDTNRDGCISVGELRAALKALLGERLSQREVDEILQDIDLNGDGLVDFEEFVRMMSR; encoded by the exons ATGTCCATGGCCCTGCCTGAGGGCCCGGCAGATGGCAGCCTCCCTGAAGGGGACTCCAGCCCATCCACAGACACTCCAGGACCCAGCCAGGACCTAGCCAGCCCCACTGCCCGCAGGCGGGCCCTCCTCCGTGAGCTGGAGGCCCAGGTGCAGGCTGCCTATGGGCAG GACCGGGAGCTGAGACCAGAGGAGATCGAAG AGCTGCAGGTCGCCTTCCAGGAGTTTGACCGAGACCAGGATGGCTACATCGGCTACCGGGAGCTGGGTGCCTGCATGCGGACGCTGGGCTACATGCCCACGGAGATGGAGCTCATCGAGATATCACAACAAATCA GTGGTGGGAAGGTGGATTTTGAAGATTTTGTGGAGCTGATGGGCCCCAAACTGCTGGCGGAGACTGCAGATATGATTGGCGTGAGGGAGCTTCGAGACGCCTTCCGGGAG TTTGACACCAACAGAGACGGCTGTATCAGCGTGGGGGAGCTCCGAGCAGCCCTCAAGGCCCTGCTAGGGGAGCGCCTCAGTCAGAGGGAGGTAGATGAGATCCTCCAAGACATCGACCTCAATGGAGACGGCTTGGTTGACTTTGAAG
- the Cabp2 gene encoding calcium-binding protein 2 isoform X2, which produces MVQGPMGNCAKRPWRRGPKERWQWPGAPLGDSSPNPGPRVEEQEGTQGYSVLGSLVGPACIFLRPSIAATQLDRELRPEEIEELQVAFQEFDRDQDGYIGYRELGACMRTLGYMPTEMELIEISQQISGGKVDFEDFVELMGPKLLAETADMIGVRELRDAFREFDTNRDGCISVGELRAALKALLGERLSQREVDEILQDIDLNGDGLVDFEEFVRMMSR; this is translated from the exons ATGGTTCAGGGACCCATGGGGAACTGTGCCAAGCGGCCCTGGCGCCGGGGGCCTAAG GAGCGCTGGCAGTGGCCTGGAGCCCCCCTAGGGGACTCCAGCCCCAACCCCGGCCCCAGAGTTGAGGAGCAGGAGGGCACACAGGGCTACTCGGTGCTCGGCAGCCTGGTGGGGCCAGCCTGCATCTTCCTCCGACCCAGCATCGCCGCTACCCAGCTC GACCGGGAGCTGAGACCAGAGGAGATCGAAG AGCTGCAGGTCGCCTTCCAGGAGTTTGACCGAGACCAGGATGGCTACATCGGCTACCGGGAGCTGGGTGCCTGCATGCGGACGCTGGGCTACATGCCCACGGAGATGGAGCTCATCGAGATATCACAACAAATCA GTGGTGGGAAGGTGGATTTTGAAGATTTTGTGGAGCTGATGGGCCCCAAACTGCTGGCGGAGACTGCAGATATGATTGGCGTGAGGGAGCTTCGAGACGCCTTCCGGGAG TTTGACACCAACAGAGACGGCTGTATCAGCGTGGGGGAGCTCCGAGCAGCCCTCAAGGCCCTGCTAGGGGAGCGCCTCAGTCAGAGGGAGGTAGATGAGATCCTCCAAGACATCGACCTCAATGGAGACGGCTTGGTTGACTTTGAAG